CTTCTCGCGCAGCATGGCGGATCTGCACTGGCTGCTGCTGATCCTCGTCCTGGCATATTTCTTCATCCCCGGCACCGCGGTGACGGCACCGGATGCGATCGTCCTGGCCAGCGTGCTGTACACGGTGTTCATCCTCATCTTCCGTTACCTGAACATCCTGGCGCCCAACACCCGGTTGAAGCTGGCAATCGAAACCTGGTCCATGGTCATCTACATCACGGTGGTGCTGCAGCTGACCGGACACATCGACAGTCCGCTGATCAACCTCTACCTGCTGGTGATCATCGCCTGCGCGATCGCACTGGGCAAGGCCATGACCACGCTCGAGGTGGTGCTGGTCGCCAGCTGCTACGTGTTGACGGGCTATCAGCAGTATGCCGAGGAGATGTTCACCGCGCAGACCCTGACCCTGCTGGCGGCGAAGTTCTCGCCCTTCCTGCTGGTTGCCGGCGTGACCTCCATGCTGGCCGCGGACATCCTCGCCGCCAAGCGCAAGATCACGCTGCTGTCGCAGACCGATGAACTGACCGGCCTGCTCAACATGCGCGCCTTCAACAACATCCTCAAGCGCGAGATCGAGCGCGCACGACGCCACGACGAGTCGCTGAGCCTGGTGATGATCGATATCGACGGCCTGAAACAGGTCAATGACCTGTACGGTCACGCGACCGGCAGCCACATGATCCAGGCCGCGGCGCAGGCGCTGCAGCATTGTGTACGCGCCTCCGACGTTATCGCGCGCTACGGCGGCGACGAATTCGTCATCCTGATGTCCCGCACCACACTGGACAACGCGCGTGCCTGCGCGGAACGCATCCGCAACACCATCAGCAACACCACGCTGAGCGTCCGAGGACAATGCATCGCCCCCAGCGCGAGCATCGGCCTGGCCAGCTACCCGGAGGGCGTGAGCGAGCCGGCCGAGGTGCTCGACAAGGCCGACCTTGCGCTCTACAACAGCAAGCAGTGCGGCCGCAACCGGGTAACCAATTACGCCAAGGAGCTGGAGAGCGGACTGGTCTGCGCCTAGAACCTATCCCATGATCCCGCGGCCGCGCGGGATCATGGGATAGGTTCTAATCCCGGCACCGCTCGGCCACCCGCCGCACGGGCGCGAACGACAGCCGGTGCTGCGGCGTCGGGCCCAGCGCCGCCAGCGCCTCCAGGTGTGCCTTGCTCGGATAGCCCTTGTGCCGGGCGAGCCCATAACCGGGATAGCGCGCATCCAGGACAATCATTTCCCGGTCCCGGGTCACCTTGGCGAGAATCGATGCCGCGCTGATCGCGGCCACCCGGCTGTCGCCCCGGACGATGGCCTGCGCCGGACAAGGCAGCCGGGGACAGCGATTGCCGTCAACCAGCACGTACTCGGCACCGGGCTGCAACGCCTCGACCGCGCGCTGCATCGCCAGGAGTGTCGCCTGCAGGATGTTGATCCGGTCGATCTCGGCCGCCTCCGCGCGTCCCACGGCCCAGGCCAAGGCATGGCGGATGATCTCGTCGTAGAGCCGCTCCCGGCGCGCG
The window above is part of the Pseudomonadota bacterium genome. Proteins encoded here:
- a CDS encoding GGDEF domain-containing protein, whose translation is MHPPHSVHLAGIFEAEELRGFSRSMADLHWLLLILVLAYFFIPGTAVTAPDAIVLASVLYTVFILIFRYLNILAPNTRLKLAIETWSMVIYITVVLQLTGHIDSPLINLYLLVIIACAIALGKAMTTLEVVLVASCYVLTGYQQYAEEMFTAQTLTLLAAKFSPFLLVAGVTSMLAADILAAKRKITLLSQTDELTGLLNMRAFNNILKREIERARRHDESLSLVMIDIDGLKQVNDLYGHATGSHMIQAAAQALQHCVRASDVIARYGGDEFVILMSRTTLDNARACAERIRNTISNTTLSVRGQCIAPSASIGLASYPEGVSEPAEVLDKADLALYNSKQCGRNRVTNYAKELESGLVCA
- the rnhB gene encoding ribonuclease HII; translated protein: MATELQLPQGRVAGVDEAGRGPLAGPVVAAAVILDPLQPIAGLRDSKQLSPARRERLYDEIIRHALAWAVGRAEAAEIDRINILQATLLAMQRAVEALQPGAEYVLVDGNRCPRLPCPAQAIVRGDSRVAAISAASILAKVTRDREMIVLDARYPGYGLARHKGYPSKAHLEALAALGPTPQHRLSFAPVRRVAERCRD